One segment of Rubripirellula amarantea DNA contains the following:
- a CDS encoding NADP-dependent isocitrate dehydrogenase: protein MSASSMSPQGNRMSAQTPKIFYTQTDEAPALATQSLLPIVRAFTSAAGIEIELKDISLAGRILSAFPERLSETQKVEDALAELGMLAKTPEANIIKLPNISASIPQLVAAIEELQSHGYDVPDFPEEPESDDEKSIRAKYSKILGSAVNPVLREGNSDRRVAAPVKEYAKKNPHSMGAWSSDSRTRVAHMSHGDFFGSELSHVMETAGNVDIELITASGETETLKKGLPLQAGEIIDASVMSKKALREFLAKTIDEIKADDVLMSLHMKATMMKVSDPVIFGHCVSVYYADVFAKHAETFEKLGVETSNGIGDVYAKIQTLPQTEQDEIKTDLDAVYAQRPRLAMVDSDRGITNLHVPSDIIIDASMPAMIRDSGKMWGPDGKRCDTVAIIPDRCYAGIYQATIDFCKKNGAFDVTTMGNVANVGLMAQKAEEYGSHDKTFVISQDGKVRVVDDTGETLMEHDVEAGDIWRMCQTKDAPIRDWVRLAVSRARATRSPAIFWLDKDRAHDANLIAKVNEYLPDHDTSGLTIEIMSPVDAATHACQRCKDGKDTISVTGNVLRDYLTDLFPILELGTSAKMLSIVPLLAGGGLFETGAGGSAPKHVQQFTEENHLRWDSLGEFLAIAVSLEDLGTKLDNQDILVLAETLDQATGRFLDENKSPSRKTGELDNRGSHFYLAMYWANALVAQNKSAKLQSHFTAIANALQENETKIVSELAEVQGSAVDVGGYFQPDPTKVAAAMRPSETFNSALASHLS, encoded by the coding sequence ATGTCCGCGTCCTCTATGTCACCTCAAGGGAACCGCATGTCCGCTCAAACGCCAAAGATTTTTTACACTCAAACTGACGAAGCCCCCGCCTTGGCAACTCAATCGTTGTTGCCGATTGTTCGCGCGTTTACTTCGGCGGCCGGGATCGAGATTGAACTCAAAGACATCTCACTCGCCGGACGAATCCTATCGGCATTCCCTGAGCGATTGTCGGAAACCCAGAAGGTCGAAGACGCCCTGGCCGAATTGGGGATGCTCGCGAAAACACCCGAAGCGAACATCATCAAGTTGCCAAACATCAGTGCATCGATTCCTCAGCTCGTGGCCGCGATTGAAGAATTGCAGTCGCACGGCTACGACGTTCCCGATTTTCCTGAGGAACCCGAAAGTGACGACGAAAAGTCGATCCGGGCGAAGTACTCGAAAATTCTCGGCAGTGCTGTGAACCCGGTCCTGCGCGAGGGTAACTCAGATCGCCGAGTTGCTGCACCCGTTAAAGAGTACGCCAAGAAGAATCCGCACTCGATGGGAGCTTGGTCTTCCGATTCTCGCACCCGAGTGGCTCACATGAGCCATGGCGACTTTTTCGGTAGCGAACTATCGCACGTCATGGAAACCGCAGGCAACGTCGACATTGAATTGATCACCGCGAGTGGCGAAACCGAAACGTTGAAAAAAGGGCTGCCGTTGCAGGCTGGCGAGATCATCGATGCATCGGTGATGAGCAAGAAAGCGTTACGCGAGTTCTTGGCAAAGACGATCGATGAGATCAAGGCCGACGATGTGTTAATGTCGTTGCACATGAAAGCGACGATGATGAAAGTTTCCGATCCCGTGATCTTCGGGCACTGCGTCAGCGTTTACTACGCTGATGTGTTCGCCAAGCACGCGGAGACCTTTGAAAAGCTGGGCGTCGAAACCAGCAACGGCATCGGTGACGTTTACGCGAAGATTCAAACACTGCCTCAAACCGAGCAAGACGAGATCAAGACTGACCTCGACGCCGTGTACGCCCAGCGACCTCGACTCGCGATGGTCGATTCCGATCGCGGCATCACAAACCTGCATGTGCCATCGGACATCATCATCGATGCATCAATGCCAGCGATGATTCGTGACTCGGGCAAGATGTGGGGCCCGGATGGCAAGCGATGCGACACCGTGGCGATCATTCCCGACCGTTGCTATGCGGGGATCTATCAGGCAACGATTGACTTCTGCAAGAAAAACGGTGCGTTCGATGTCACGACCATGGGCAACGTCGCCAATGTGGGTTTGATGGCTCAGAAGGCTGAAGAATACGGTTCGCACGACAAAACATTTGTGATCTCGCAGGACGGAAAGGTTCGCGTCGTTGATGACACGGGCGAGACGCTGATGGAACACGATGTCGAAGCGGGTGATATCTGGCGGATGTGTCAAACCAAGGACGCGCCGATTCGTGACTGGGTGCGTTTGGCCGTTAGTCGAGCTCGCGCAACCAGATCGCCCGCCATTTTCTGGCTCGATAAGGATCGGGCTCACGATGCCAATTTAATTGCGAAGGTGAACGAGTACCTGCCTGATCATGACACCAGCGGACTGACGATCGAGATCATGTCCCCGGTCGATGCGGCGACTCATGCGTGCCAGCGTTGCAAAGACGGCAAGGATACGATCTCGGTGACCGGAAACGTGCTGCGAGATTACTTGACTGACTTGTTTCCCATTTTGGAATTAGGCACTAGCGCCAAGATGCTTTCGATCGTGCCACTGCTCGCCGGCGGCGGTTTGTTCGAAACGGGGGCCGGTGGATCAGCACCCAAGCACGTTCAGCAATTCACCGAAGAAAATCACTTGCGATGGGATTCGCTAGGCGAATTCTTGGCGATCGCTGTTTCACTGGAAGACTTGGGAACCAAGTTGGACAACCAGGACATCCTGGTGCTAGCTGAAACACTCGATCAGGCGACGGGTAGGTTCTTGGACGAAAACAAATCACCGTCGCGAAAGACCGGCGAATTAGATAACCGAGGAAGCCATTTCTACTTAGCGATGTATTGGGCCAATGCTCTGGTTGCGCAAAACAAGAGTGCGAAACTGCAATCGCACTTCACAGCCATTGCAAACGCGCTTCAAGAGAACGAAACCAAGATCGTCAGTGAGTTGGCTGAAGTTCAAGGTTCTGCCGTTGATGTCGGTGGCTACTTTCAGCCGGACCCGACCAAGGTTGCCGCTGCGATGCGTCCGAGTGAGACATTCAACTCTGCTTTGGCATCGCATCTGAGTTAA
- the pgl gene encoding 6-phosphogluconolactonase translates to MNIETFTELPQLQLAVADSFCELVDATLSSQDAFRVSLSGGSTPKRIYEILADRDLPWDQIHFYWGDERNVPHDHDESNAKMVRGALLTPADVPETNIHTVPVKVDDPAAAAREYEALLREHFAGQAAPQWDLVLLGMGDDAHTASLFPGTQAIEETDRWFVENFVKKFDAYRYTLTAPAINSGREKWFLIAGENKRDALAKVWSDTRLPNEYPSQLVEGAKWFVNSDAMPKQS, encoded by the coding sequence ATGAACATCGAAACCTTTACCGAATTGCCCCAATTGCAACTCGCTGTCGCAGATTCGTTTTGCGAACTTGTCGACGCGACCCTTTCTTCACAAGACGCGTTTCGTGTTTCGTTGTCGGGCGGTTCTACGCCCAAACGCATTTACGAGATCCTCGCTGACCGCGATTTGCCCTGGGATCAAATCCATTTTTACTGGGGCGACGAACGCAACGTGCCGCATGATCACGACGAATCCAACGCCAAGATGGTCCGCGGTGCGTTGCTGACCCCCGCGGATGTTCCCGAGACCAACATCCACACCGTTCCCGTCAAGGTGGACGATCCGGCGGCAGCGGCTCGAGAGTACGAAGCTTTGCTGCGTGAACATTTTGCCGGTCAAGCGGCCCCGCAATGGGATTTGGTTTTGCTGGGCATGGGTGACGATGCCCACACCGCATCGCTCTTCCCCGGAACTCAGGCGATCGAAGAAACCGATCGCTGGTTCGTGGAAAACTTCGTGAAGAAGTTTGATGCGTACCGCTACACACTGACCGCCCCCGCGATTAATTCGGGCCGCGAAAAGTGGTTTCTAATCGCGGGTGAAAATAAACGAGATGCTTTGGCGAAGGTCTGGTCCGACACACGCCTACCTAACGAGTATCCATCTCAATTGGTCGAAGGTGCCAAGTGGTTTGTTAACTCAGATGCGATGCCAAAGCAGAGTTGA
- the panB gene encoding 3-methyl-2-oxobutanoate hydroxymethyltransferase: MSSQSRSAGSSKPSRVTTRRLQKMRDDGKRISMLTAYDFPTAEVLDEAGIDVLLVGDSLGMVVQGRDTTLQVTMDQMIYHAEMVARAAKRAMVVVDLPFPEGQLEIIRSIESSARVLQETNAHAVKLEGGAEQADRIAAIVTAGIPVMAHVGLRPQNVHVDGGYRVQRDAQSLVNDAQAAEKAGAFAVLVECVPVEIGKQINDAVSVPTIGIGAGPHLTGQVLVTNDMIGFHSGYSPKFVRKLGDVRTAIADAAKAYADAISDGSFPSEDESF; this comes from the coding sequence ATGTCGTCTCAATCTCGATCCGCGGGATCTTCAAAGCCTAGCCGTGTTACCACGAGGCGCTTGCAAAAAATGCGAGACGATGGGAAGCGGATTTCGATGCTGACCGCGTACGATTTCCCGACCGCCGAAGTGCTCGACGAAGCGGGGATCGACGTTCTGCTGGTGGGCGATTCGCTGGGCATGGTCGTCCAAGGTCGTGACACCACGCTGCAAGTGACGATGGACCAAATGATCTATCACGCCGAAATGGTCGCTCGCGCCGCTAAACGCGCGATGGTCGTGGTCGACTTGCCCTTTCCCGAAGGACAACTTGAGATCATTCGCAGCATCGAATCGAGCGCTCGCGTTTTGCAAGAAACCAACGCTCACGCCGTCAAACTCGAAGGAGGCGCTGAACAGGCCGATCGGATTGCCGCCATCGTCACCGCTGGTATTCCCGTGATGGCTCATGTGGGCCTGCGACCTCAAAACGTCCATGTCGATGGCGGTTATCGGGTGCAACGCGATGCTCAATCACTGGTGAATGATGCTCAAGCGGCTGAGAAAGCAGGTGCGTTCGCGGTGCTTGTCGAATGTGTGCCCGTTGAAATCGGTAAACAGATCAATGACGCCGTTTCCGTCCCCACCATTGGAATCGGCGCTGGCCCGCATTTGACCGGCCAAGTGCTTGTGACCAATGACATGATCGGATTCCATTCCGGCTACTCACCCAAATTCGTTCGCAAATTGGGCGATGTGCGGACCGCGATCGCGGACGCGGCGAAAGCGTATGCTGACGCCATTAGCGACGGCAGCTTCCCAAGTGAAGACGAGTCCTTTTAG
- a CDS encoding formylmethanofuran dehydrogenase subunit A, translating to MQIIIKRGRVIDPSRNFDAVSDLFVSDGKIVESLTNPASAHVVDASGCVIMAGGIDLHTHIGGGKVSLARMLLSDQLQSPISTPGQFDQGDSFLPTASQTASRYLDMGYTTCFEPAVIPCNARSAHAEMADVAGIDTGGYCLLGNDDVLLALIADKQPQALINDYVAWMVRATQCIAVKVVNPGGISAFKFGDRHFDVDSVHPKYGVTPAQVIETLCRAVHEIGLAHPLHVHCSNLGVPGNIESTLATIRAANGLPIHLTHAQFHSYGKDKDDHESSMVSAAAQLVDAMAKHPNVTIDVGQIMFGQTVTISADAMHQHDNFRFADPRKSILVDVECEAGCGVVPFRYRRKQFVHSLQWAIGLELFLMIDDPSRVFLTTDHPNGAPFTTYPHLIRLLADKSFRETALSEIHADAKSTSDLAGIDREYTLSDIATMTRSAPAKILGLSDRGHLSVGAVADVVVYRENDDLEVMFASPETVIRRGVIVRGKNATSVSDLASWTLTAEVSVDSSSVAKLADRYEQNSTFAMQRLQIDDEEMSAVIGSHPVVASKGKAK from the coding sequence ATGCAAATCATTATCAAACGCGGTCGCGTCATCGATCCGTCAAGGAACTTTGACGCTGTCAGCGATCTTTTTGTAAGCGACGGCAAGATCGTTGAGTCGCTGACCAATCCGGCATCGGCGCACGTCGTCGATGCATCGGGCTGCGTCATCATGGCGGGCGGAATTGACCTGCACACGCACATTGGCGGTGGGAAGGTGTCGTTGGCTCGGATGTTGTTGTCGGATCAACTGCAATCACCCATCTCGACGCCCGGCCAGTTTGACCAAGGCGATTCATTTTTGCCGACGGCATCGCAGACCGCGTCTCGGTACCTCGACATGGGATACACGACCTGCTTTGAACCAGCGGTGATCCCCTGCAACGCTCGTTCGGCTCATGCGGAAATGGCAGATGTCGCTGGCATTGATACAGGCGGCTATTGTTTGCTCGGTAACGACGATGTGCTGTTGGCGTTGATTGCCGACAAGCAACCACAGGCTCTGATCAACGATTACGTTGCTTGGATGGTGCGAGCGACGCAGTGCATCGCGGTGAAGGTTGTAAATCCAGGCGGGATCAGTGCGTTCAAGTTCGGCGATCGGCATTTCGACGTCGATTCTGTCCATCCGAAGTACGGTGTCACACCGGCACAAGTGATCGAAACGCTTTGCCGAGCCGTTCACGAGATCGGACTTGCGCACCCGTTGCACGTTCATTGCAGCAACCTCGGTGTGCCCGGGAATATTGAATCCACGCTTGCGACCATACGAGCGGCGAACGGCTTACCAATCCACCTAACGCACGCTCAATTTCACAGTTACGGCAAAGACAAAGACGATCACGAATCGTCGATGGTTTCCGCTGCCGCCCAGTTGGTGGACGCGATGGCTAAGCATCCCAACGTCACGATCGATGTCGGTCAAATCATGTTTGGGCAAACAGTCACCATTAGTGCCGATGCGATGCACCAACACGACAACTTTCGGTTCGCCGATCCGCGCAAGTCCATCCTGGTCGATGTTGAATGCGAAGCCGGGTGCGGGGTTGTTCCGTTTCGGTACCGCCGCAAGCAGTTTGTGCATTCATTGCAGTGGGCGATCGGTCTGGAATTGTTTCTTATGATCGATGATCCATCGCGAGTATTTTTGACGACTGATCATCCCAATGGCGCCCCGTTCACGACCTACCCTCACCTGATTCGATTGTTGGCTGATAAGTCTTTTCGCGAAACGGCGCTTTCAGAGATTCATGCCGACGCCAAGAGCACCAGTGATTTAGCCGGTATCGATCGCGAATACACCCTCAGTGACATTGCCACCATGACTCGGTCCGCACCGGCGAAAATATTAGGCTTGTCGGATCGGGGGCACTTGTCCGTCGGCGCGGTGGCCGACGTCGTTGTCTATCGCGAAAATGATGACTTGGAAGTCATGTTCGCTTCGCCGGAAACTGTCATCCGGCGAGGCGTCATCGTTCGCGGTAAGAATGCGACTTCGGTGAGTGACCTTGCTTCGTGGACCCTTACCGCGGAAGTAAGCGTGGATTCGTCCTCGGTCGCAAAACTTGCCGATCGCTACGAGCAAAATTCCACATTCGCGATGCAACGTTTGCAAATCGACGACGAAGAAATGAGCGCCGTCATTGGCAGCCACCCCGTCGTCGCCAGCAAGGGGAAGGCCAAGTGA
- the fhcD gene encoding formylmethanofuran--tetrahydromethanopterin N-formyltransferase, with protein sequence MSESKRNPTLQIAGVEIEDEFAEAFDMKATRVIITAHDERWAAEAAAAMTGFGTSVIACGIETAVEKTLSPDETPDGRPGVSILAFAVSGSELEKQIPRRVGQCVLTCPTTAIYAGIDVPDGVAAKRVPIGKMVRFFGDGNQISKVVGTEKGPRRFWRVPVMDGEFVCEHDVARVDGIGGGNFLLLGRSLDAITIACRAACDAMKGVDGVITPFPGGAARSGSKVGSKYSKLFASTNDAFCPTLRKVGPTLLRDEEDAALEIVIDGMSFEAIAESMKVGITAACRAGADAGLLRVTAGNYGGKLGKHHFRLHEVMS encoded by the coding sequence GTGAGCGAGTCAAAACGCAATCCGACGCTTCAAATCGCGGGCGTCGAAATCGAAGATGAGTTCGCAGAAGCCTTTGACATGAAGGCCACTCGAGTGATCATCACAGCCCATGACGAACGATGGGCTGCCGAGGCTGCTGCGGCGATGACTGGCTTTGGGACCAGCGTGATTGCCTGCGGAATCGAAACTGCCGTCGAAAAGACGCTCTCTCCGGACGAAACTCCCGATGGTCGCCCGGGCGTGTCCATTTTGGCGTTCGCAGTATCCGGATCAGAGTTGGAAAAGCAAATTCCTCGTCGGGTTGGGCAGTGCGTTTTGACCTGTCCAACGACTGCGATTTACGCGGGAATCGACGTACCCGATGGTGTCGCTGCCAAACGAGTGCCTATTGGAAAAATGGTCCGCTTCTTCGGTGACGGAAATCAAATCAGCAAGGTTGTAGGCACCGAGAAAGGCCCGCGACGGTTTTGGCGAGTTCCCGTGATGGATGGCGAATTCGTGTGCGAACACGATGTGGCGCGAGTGGATGGAATCGGTGGCGGAAACTTTTTGCTGCTTGGTCGCTCGCTTGACGCGATCACCATCGCATGTCGTGCCGCTTGCGATGCAATGAAAGGCGTCGACGGTGTGATCACTCCGTTCCCAGGTGGCGCTGCACGCAGCGGTTCGAAAGTGGGATCAAAGTACAGCAAGTTGTTCGCATCAACCAATGACGCATTTTGTCCAACGCTTCGCAAGGTCGGCCCCACGCTGTTGCGAGATGAAGAAGACGCTGCGTTAGAAATTGTGATTGACGGAATGTCGTTTGAAGCCATCGCAGAGTCGATGAAGGTGGGGATCACGGCGGCGTGTCGCGCGGGCGCCGATGCGGGCCTGCTACGAGTCACCGCTGGTAACTACGGCGGCAAGTTGGGCAAACATCACTTTCGATTGCATGAGGTGATGTCGTGA
- a CDS encoding formylmethanofuran dehydrogenase subunit C: MKTILLRQKQIPNFRIDASSLSLAKLSAFSDKEIASLPMGQDGQCIDDWFEVQCTDSDQSVLRMEGDFANFDRIGASHERGLIVVVGSVGNALGCSMSGGEIIVEGSAGNAVAGAVDGQRKGMTGGRIEIAGDAGNQVGYRMRRGEVFVAGNAGHFLASHMLAGTIVAVGQFGTNVGYGMRRGTVILSKSPNLSSPRFSEPIKSELTWLSLVKNPSHQMTRELMQDIAANRGQDVVSRRGDGAVGGQGEIISRSL, from the coding sequence GTGAAAACAATCTTGCTGCGTCAAAAACAGATTCCAAACTTCCGCATCGATGCATCTTCACTGTCGCTTGCTAAGCTTTCGGCATTCAGCGACAAAGAGATCGCTTCGTTGCCAATGGGGCAAGATGGTCAGTGCATCGATGATTGGTTTGAAGTCCAATGCACTGATTCGGATCAATCGGTACTGCGAATGGAAGGTGACTTTGCAAACTTTGATCGCATCGGAGCCAGCCATGAACGCGGTTTGATCGTCGTGGTCGGCAGCGTCGGCAACGCCTTGGGTTGTAGCATGAGCGGCGGTGAAATTATCGTCGAAGGGAGTGCTGGAAACGCGGTCGCGGGAGCGGTCGATGGTCAACGCAAAGGAATGACCGGCGGACGAATTGAAATTGCTGGCGATGCGGGAAACCAAGTTGGCTATCGAATGCGGCGAGGTGAGGTATTCGTCGCTGGAAACGCGGGGCATTTCTTAGCCAGTCACATGCTCGCGGGGACGATTGTCGCAGTGGGGCAATTTGGCACAAACGTTGGCTATGGCATGCGACGCGGAACGGTGATTTTGTCCAAATCTCCCAATTTATCGTCGCCTCGTTTTTCTGAGCCGATCAAGTCGGAATTGACTTGGTTGTCGCTTGTGAAGAACCCTTCGCATCAAATGACACGCGAATTGATGCAAGATATTGCCGCGAATCGCGGGCAAGACGTAGTGTCTCGGCGAGGTGATGGTGCGGTAGGCGGTCAAGGCGAAATTATTTCGCGGTCGCTTTAG
- a CDS encoding peroxiredoxin family protein, which produces MKKRLSLAALIAAALCVGGLRSSQATAAGPTLTIGSEAPELDIENWMQDGNGFFKPVTEFKKDNVYVVEFWATWCGPCIGSMPHLAELQNQYRGQGVQIISVTNEDTETVNGLLKKEHPQEGKTFEEITSAWCLTSDPDESVSEDYMTASGANGIPTAFVVGKTGLIEWIGHPGSMDLPLEAIVNDAWDRAKFKVQYEYENRMEEAMQRLNTLVGTEKVDEAMDFVAEMIKEAPSQEYKDHWTNMFHNVKLVTGQLDKETTEFYQGLLAQMEENKDPQAALGFANMLFGVSQQGADLGTLPTDTLATVTALEPTIPESYKVLYYNTIALMNELNEDFVKAAEAQEKAVGLATARQAKRMQPYLDELRKKAGIEEDADEEDAGEDNDKDAGEKAADDQE; this is translated from the coding sequence ATGAAAAAACGATTGTCTCTCGCTGCTTTGATTGCCGCCGCTCTTTGTGTGGGAGGATTGCGGTCGTCTCAGGCAACAGCCGCTGGACCAACTTTGACGATTGGGTCTGAAGCGCCGGAGCTTGACATCGAAAATTGGATGCAGGATGGAAACGGTTTTTTCAAACCGGTGACGGAGTTCAAAAAAGACAATGTCTACGTCGTCGAGTTTTGGGCGACTTGGTGTGGCCCTTGCATTGGCAGCATGCCGCACTTGGCTGAGTTGCAAAACCAGTATCGCGGCCAAGGCGTTCAGATCATCAGCGTTACGAATGAGGACACCGAAACCGTCAACGGGCTGCTGAAGAAAGAGCATCCGCAGGAAGGTAAGACGTTCGAAGAGATCACATCGGCGTGGTGCCTGACTTCGGATCCTGATGAATCGGTTTCCGAAGACTACATGACCGCATCAGGTGCCAATGGAATTCCGACCGCGTTCGTAGTTGGCAAAACAGGGTTGATCGAGTGGATTGGTCATCCGGGATCGATGGACTTGCCGCTCGAAGCAATCGTTAATGACGCTTGGGACCGAGCTAAATTCAAGGTCCAGTACGAATACGAAAACAGGATGGAAGAAGCGATGCAGCGTCTCAATACGCTGGTCGGCACCGAGAAGGTTGATGAGGCGATGGACTTCGTCGCCGAGATGATCAAGGAAGCGCCTTCGCAAGAATACAAAGATCACTGGACCAACATGTTTCACAATGTGAAGTTGGTCACCGGACAACTCGACAAGGAAACGACGGAGTTCTATCAAGGGTTGTTGGCCCAGATGGAAGAGAACAAAGATCCGCAAGCCGCACTTGGTTTTGCCAACATGTTGTTTGGTGTTTCTCAACAGGGTGCTGATTTAGGGACACTTCCTACGGATACCTTGGCGACGGTCACGGCTCTTGAACCAACCATTCCGGAATCCTATAAGGTCTTGTATTACAACACGATCGCTTTGATGAACGAGCTCAACGAAGACTTCGTTAAGGCGGCCGAAGCTCAGGAGAAGGCTGTTGGTTTGGCCACTGCTCGCCAGGCGAAGCGAATGCAGCCTTACCTTGATGAACTTCGCAAGAAGGCCGGAATCGAAGAGGATGCAGACGAAGAAGACGCTGGCGAAGATAACGACAAAGATGCTGGCGAAAAGGCAGCGGACGACCAAGAGTAG
- the mutL gene encoding DNA mismatch repair endonuclease MutL: MSEATTISGGPRTIRQLPPNLVNQIAAGEVIERPASVVKELVENSIDAGSHRIEVAIMGGGTESIRISDDGCGMTAEQLPLAVASHATSKLPDDESLFHVSTLGFRGEALASIGSVSQLTIRSRAEGETVGAEIVVRGGVVEPPAPCGCPTGTVIEIKNLFFNTPVRHRFLKTSQTERGHIVEAFTRLALANPQIHFVLTNNNKEIYDLPVTQQWSERIRAFFGGEIGDSLIKVADGSDDIRISGYVADPSVSRGNNRMQYLFLNGRHIRDRSLQHALGEAYRGLLMVGRFPVCFLRLDMPADLIDVNVHPTKLEVRFTDGGRVYGRLLQTLRHQFLKTDMTQRVGPAQSVSQEDPHVHREGVEALSTHQVPVRQNVAVPVRQNDIEAQQRQSVIEWARTGETTSSLPPVGTADFKPFPDSGSISPPTPRNVGDVAPWDSETAGVDDQPFGDPTKASPSVCYLGFQVHNRYLVTQDEKGMVVIDQHALHERVLYERVCEKVLGENSSLESQRLLVPEPVSLTPEERTAALDAKDMMAKIGLEVDDFGGDSVVIQAYPAMLPHTAPADMLRTVLESLLSAGKNPDAKDLLNHLLSTIACKAAVKAGDPLSPEEITSLLEQKDLYHDTHHCPHGRPTALFFSRDELDRMFGRLGPRGRV, encoded by the coding sequence ATGAGCGAAGCAACGACCATCTCGGGTGGACCGCGGACAATCCGCCAATTGCCCCCCAATCTTGTGAACCAAATTGCCGCTGGCGAAGTCATTGAACGGCCGGCGTCGGTGGTAAAAGAATTAGTGGAAAACAGTATCGATGCGGGATCGCACCGCATCGAAGTCGCGATCATGGGTGGCGGCACCGAATCAATTCGAATCAGCGATGATGGTTGCGGCATGACCGCCGAGCAGTTGCCGTTAGCGGTAGCCTCGCATGCGACCAGCAAACTGCCCGACGACGAGTCACTGTTTCACGTCAGCACACTCGGGTTCCGCGGCGAAGCGCTGGCGTCCATCGGAAGCGTTTCTCAGCTAACGATCCGTAGTCGAGCCGAAGGCGAAACGGTGGGAGCGGAAATTGTCGTTCGAGGCGGAGTGGTCGAACCGCCCGCACCCTGCGGATGCCCAACCGGCACCGTGATTGAAATAAAGAACTTGTTTTTTAACACACCGGTTCGACATCGCTTTTTAAAAACGAGTCAGACCGAACGCGGGCATATCGTCGAGGCGTTCACGCGACTGGCGCTTGCCAATCCGCAAATCCATTTCGTCCTGACCAATAACAACAAAGAAATCTACGATCTTCCCGTCACTCAGCAATGGAGCGAACGAATTCGCGCGTTCTTCGGCGGCGAGATTGGCGATTCGTTGATCAAGGTTGCCGATGGAAGTGATGACATTCGCATTAGCGGTTACGTCGCCGATCCCTCGGTCAGTCGTGGCAACAATCGGATGCAGTACTTGTTTCTGAACGGCCGCCACATTCGTGATCGGTCCTTACAGCATGCTTTGGGCGAAGCGTATCGAGGCTTGTTGATGGTGGGGCGTTTCCCGGTCTGTTTTTTGCGATTGGACATGCCAGCGGACTTGATCGACGTGAACGTTCACCCGACGAAGTTGGAAGTCCGGTTCACCGACGGCGGGCGAGTCTATGGTCGACTTTTGCAAACTCTTCGCCACCAATTTCTTAAGACCGATATGACCCAGCGAGTTGGACCGGCGCAGTCCGTCTCGCAAGAAGATCCGCACGTTCATCGCGAGGGTGTCGAAGCGTTGTCGACGCATCAGGTCCCCGTGCGTCAAAACGTTGCTGTGCCTGTTCGTCAAAACGACATCGAAGCCCAGCAACGCCAGTCGGTGATCGAGTGGGCGCGGACTGGCGAAACGACATCGTCGTTACCGCCGGTGGGCACGGCCGATTTCAAGCCGTTTCCCGATAGTGGTTCGATCTCGCCGCCGACCCCAAGAAATGTTGGCGACGTTGCGCCTTGGGATTCAGAGACCGCCGGGGTGGACGATCAACCATTCGGCGATCCAACCAAAGCTAGTCCGAGCGTTTGTTATCTTGGTTTCCAGGTTCACAATCGTTACCTCGTCACTCAGGACGAGAAGGGCATGGTCGTGATCGATCAACACGCGTTGCATGAGCGAGTGTTGTATGAGCGAGTGTGCGAAAAGGTGCTGGGAGAAAACTCGTCGTTGGAGTCGCAGCGTTTATTGGTTCCCGAGCCCGTGTCGCTCACTCCTGAAGAGCGCACCGCAGCGCTTGATGCCAAGGACATGATGGCCAAAATTGGCCTAGAGGTCGACGATTTCGGTGGCGATAGTGTGGTCATACAGGCGTACCCCGCGATGTTGCCGCACACTGCACCGGCGGACATGTTACGAACGGTACTCGAATCGTTGTTGTCGGCTGGGAAGAATCCGGACGCCAAGGACTTGCTCAACCACTTGCTCTCG